One Solirubrobacter pauli DNA segment encodes these proteins:
- the aceE gene encoding pyruvate dehydrogenase (acetyl-transferring), homodimeric type: MASQVEVDPQETREWLEALDAVVASDGPQRAQFLLERVVGHAQLSGATPAPAGNTPYLNTIPPQDEPPHPVDEALERRVRSIVRWNAIATILNANKTSSELGGHIASYQSAAVLYETGFNHFWHAPSDKHGGDLVYMQGHSSPGVYARAFLEGRIPEEQMRNFRTEAYKTGLSSYPHPWLMPDFWQFPTVSMGLGPLMAIYQARYMKYLQGRGLAETAGRKVWAFLGDGETDEPESLGAISMAGREKLDNLIFVINCNLQRLDGPVRGNGKIIQELETNFRGNGWNVIKTIWGSRWDPLLAQDHEGHLLARMNEALDGDYQTYKSRNGAYVREHFFGTKPELREMVSGMSDDQIWALNRGGLDQRKVYAAYKAATEHHGQPTVILAKTIKGYGMGTAGEGQNITHQQKKMNEEALLSFRDRFELEITDEQVRNLDFYKPPKGSPEAEFIREQREKLGGSLPARRRKAESLPTPELSAFQSQLDGTGDREVSTTMSFVRILSTLLRDKQLGKRIVPIVPDESRTFGMEGLFRQLGIFSQLGQLYTPEDRDQLMFYREDKHGQVLQEGINEAGAMSSWIAAGTSYSNHGVSTIPFYIYYSMFGFQRVGDLAWAAGDSRTRGFMLGGTAGRTTLNGEGLQHEDGHSHLLSATIPNCVSYDPTYGYELAVIIREGLRRMMSEQEDVFYYLTLMNENYQHPAMPEGAEEGILRGMYKLAPAAEGEAQVQLLGSGVILREVLAAQALLADDFGVAADVWSVPSFTELARDGQEVERWNMFHPGEDAKQSWVERQLGDATGPVIASTDYMRAFADQIRPFVKQPYRVLGTDGFGRSDYRKTLRSFFEVDRHHVVLAALTELAKAGKIDPSAPKTAIESYEIDPERPAPWKV; the protein is encoded by the coding sequence ATGGCATCGCAGGTCGAGGTAGATCCCCAGGAGACACGCGAGTGGCTCGAGGCGCTCGACGCGGTCGTCGCGAGCGACGGCCCGCAGCGCGCGCAGTTCCTGCTGGAACGCGTCGTCGGTCACGCGCAGCTGTCCGGCGCCACGCCCGCGCCCGCGGGCAACACGCCGTACCTGAACACGATCCCGCCGCAGGATGAGCCACCTCATCCCGTCGACGAGGCGCTGGAGCGGCGAGTACGCAGCATCGTCCGCTGGAACGCGATCGCGACGATCCTGAACGCGAACAAGACCAGCTCGGAGCTCGGCGGCCACATCGCGTCCTACCAGAGCGCGGCCGTCCTCTACGAGACGGGCTTCAACCACTTCTGGCACGCCCCGAGCGACAAGCACGGTGGCGACCTGGTGTACATGCAGGGTCATTCGAGCCCGGGCGTGTACGCGCGAGCGTTCCTCGAGGGGCGGATCCCCGAGGAGCAGATGCGGAACTTCCGCACCGAGGCCTACAAGACCGGCCTCAGCTCCTACCCGCACCCGTGGCTGATGCCGGACTTCTGGCAGTTCCCGACCGTCTCGATGGGCCTCGGCCCGCTGATGGCGATCTACCAGGCCCGCTACATGAAGTACCTGCAGGGCCGTGGCCTGGCGGAGACCGCCGGCCGCAAGGTGTGGGCCTTCCTCGGCGACGGCGAGACCGACGAGCCTGAATCCCTGGGCGCGATCTCGATGGCGGGCCGCGAGAAGCTCGACAACCTGATCTTCGTCATCAACTGCAACCTGCAGCGCCTGGACGGCCCGGTCCGCGGCAACGGCAAGATCATCCAGGAGCTGGAGACCAACTTCCGCGGCAACGGCTGGAACGTCATCAAGACGATCTGGGGCTCGCGCTGGGATCCGCTTCTCGCCCAGGACCACGAGGGTCACCTCCTCGCGCGGATGAACGAGGCGCTCGACGGCGACTACCAGACGTACAAGTCGCGCAACGGCGCCTACGTCCGCGAGCACTTCTTCGGCACCAAGCCGGAGCTGCGCGAGATGGTCTCCGGCATGTCCGACGACCAGATCTGGGCGCTCAACCGCGGTGGCCTGGATCAGCGCAAGGTCTACGCGGCCTACAAGGCGGCGACCGAGCACCACGGTCAGCCCACGGTCATCCTCGCGAAGACCATCAAGGGCTACGGCATGGGCACGGCGGGTGAGGGCCAGAACATCACCCACCAGCAGAAGAAGATGAACGAGGAGGCGCTGCTCTCCTTCCGCGACCGCTTCGAGCTCGAGATCACCGACGAGCAGGTCCGCAACCTCGACTTCTACAAACCGCCGAAGGGCTCGCCCGAGGCCGAGTTCATCCGCGAGCAGCGCGAGAAGCTGGGCGGCTCGCTGCCGGCGCGCCGCCGCAAGGCCGAGTCGCTGCCGACGCCGGAGCTGTCCGCGTTCCAGTCGCAGCTCGACGGCACCGGGGACCGCGAGGTCTCCACGACGATGAGCTTCGTCCGGATCCTGTCGACGCTCCTGCGCGACAAGCAGCTCGGCAAGCGGATCGTCCCGATCGTGCCCGACGAGTCGCGCACGTTCGGCATGGAGGGCCTGTTCCGCCAGCTCGGCATCTTCAGCCAGCTCGGCCAGCTGTACACGCCCGAGGACCGCGACCAGCTGATGTTCTACCGCGAGGACAAGCACGGCCAGGTGCTCCAGGAGGGCATCAACGAGGCCGGCGCGATGTCGTCGTGGATCGCCGCGGGCACGTCGTACTCCAACCACGGCGTCTCGACGATCCCGTTCTACATCTACTACTCGATGTTCGGCTTCCAGCGGGTCGGCGATCTCGCCTGGGCCGCCGGCGACAGCCGCACGCGCGGGTTCATGCTCGGCGGAACCGCGGGCCGCACGACGCTCAACGGCGAGGGCCTGCAGCACGAGGACGGGCATTCGCACCTGCTCAGCGCGACGATCCCGAACTGCGTCTCCTACGACCCCACGTACGGCTACGAGCTCGCGGTGATCATCCGCGAGGGCCTGCGGCGGATGATGTCCGAGCAGGAAGACGTCTTCTACTACCTGACGTTGATGAACGAGAACTACCAGCACCCGGCCATGCCGGAGGGTGCTGAGGAGGGCATCCTGCGCGGGATGTACAAGCTCGCGCCGGCCGCCGAGGGCGAGGCGCAGGTGCAGCTGCTCGGCTCGGGCGTGATCCTGCGCGAGGTGCTCGCGGCGCAGGCGCTGCTCGCCGACGACTTCGGCGTGGCCGCGGACGTCTGGAGCGTCCCGAGCTTCACGGAGCTCGCCCGCGACGGCCAGGAGGTCGAGCGCTGGAACATGTTCCACCCGGGCGAGGACGCCAAGCAGAGCTGGGTCGAGCGCCAGCTCGGCGACGCGACCGGTCCGGTGATCGCGTCGACGGACTACATGCGCGCGTTCGCGGATCAGATCCGCCCGTTCGTCAAGCAGCCGTACCGCGTGCTCGGCACGGACGGCTTCGGCCGCAGCGACTACCGCAAGACGCTGCGCTCGTTCTTCGAGGTGGACCGCCACCACGTGGTCCTGGCGGCGCTCACCGAGCTGGCCAAGGCCGGCAAGATCGACCCGAGCGCGCCGAAGACGGCCATCGAGTCCTACGAGATCGACCCTGAGCGCCCCGCGCCCTGGAAGGTGTGA
- the aceF gene encoding dihydrolipoyllysine-residue acetyltransferase — MASEQVLVPDIGDFDDVPVIEVLVSVGDEVAAEDPLVVLESDKATMEVPSPSAGKVAAITVAVGDKVKEGSAILSLEVSGDAPEAETAPEGSVEQDVKAEESSAAGDVEEPKPIDSSEPPASPQVEGTPSGKPSSPQQKGGHSEAPPYASPGVRRLARELGVDLSTVTGSGRKGRITKEDVQKAKDAPQAAPAADAPSSGAAVEGLNLAPWPKVNFERFGEVERHPLTRIQKISGPNLARNWVMIPHVTHNDEADITELEAFRKRTNAEQDQAKVTMVALLAKAVVASLKAYPVVNSSLDGDDLVLKRYYNIGFAADTPNGLVVPVIKDADKKGILEIAKDLTELSGKARAGKLSGGDMQGATFTISSLGGIGGTSFTPIVNAPEVAILGVTRSAMKPVWNGSEFVPRLMVPLSLSYDHRVIDGALAARFTAHLVNQLSDLRRVLL, encoded by the coding sequence GTGGCTAGCGAACAAGTGCTCGTCCCTGACATCGGGGACTTCGACGACGTCCCGGTGATCGAGGTGCTGGTCTCGGTGGGCGACGAGGTCGCCGCCGAGGATCCGCTGGTCGTCCTCGAGTCCGACAAGGCGACGATGGAGGTGCCGTCGCCCTCGGCGGGCAAGGTCGCGGCGATCACGGTCGCCGTCGGCGACAAGGTCAAGGAGGGCTCGGCGATCCTCTCGCTCGAGGTGAGCGGGGACGCGCCCGAGGCCGAGACGGCCCCCGAGGGCAGCGTCGAGCAGGACGTCAAGGCCGAGGAGTCGTCCGCCGCGGGCGACGTCGAGGAGCCCAAGCCGATCGACAGCTCCGAGCCGCCCGCGTCGCCGCAGGTGGAGGGCACGCCGTCCGGCAAGCCGTCCTCGCCGCAGCAGAAGGGCGGCCACAGCGAGGCGCCGCCGTACGCCTCGCCGGGCGTGCGCCGGCTCGCGCGTGAGCTGGGCGTCGACCTGTCGACCGTGACGGGGTCCGGCCGCAAGGGCCGCATCACCAAGGAAGACGTGCAGAAGGCGAAGGACGCGCCGCAGGCCGCGCCGGCCGCCGACGCCCCGTCCTCCGGCGCCGCCGTCGAGGGCTTGAACCTCGCGCCGTGGCCGAAGGTCAACTTCGAGCGCTTCGGCGAGGTCGAGCGCCATCCGCTCACGCGCATCCAGAAGATCAGCGGCCCGAACCTGGCCCGCAACTGGGTGATGATCCCGCACGTCACGCACAACGACGAGGCGGACATCACCGAGCTGGAGGCGTTCCGCAAGCGCACCAACGCCGAGCAGGACCAGGCGAAGGTGACGATGGTGGCGCTCCTGGCGAAGGCCGTCGTGGCGTCGCTGAAGGCCTACCCGGTCGTCAACAGCTCGCTGGACGGCGACGACCTGGTCCTCAAGCGCTACTACAACATCGGCTTCGCCGCCGACACGCCCAACGGCCTCGTCGTGCCGGTCATCAAGGACGCCGACAAGAAGGGCATCCTCGAGATCGCCAAGGACCTGACGGAGCTGTCGGGCAAGGCGCGCGCCGGCAAGCTCTCCGGCGGTGACATGCAGGGCGCGACGTTCACGATCTCGTCGCTGGGCGGCATCGGCGGCACGTCGTTCACCCCGATCGTCAACGCTCCCGAGGTCGCGATCCTCGGCGTCACGCGCTCCGCGATGAAGCCCGTCTGGAACGGCAGCGAGTTCGTGCCGCGCCTGATGGTGCCGCTGTCGCTGTCCTACGACCACCGGGTGATCGACGGCGCGCTCGCCGCGCGCTTCACCGCCCACCTGGTCAATCAGCTGTCCGATCTGCGGAGGGTCCTGCTCTGA
- the lpdA gene encoding dihydrolipoyl dehydrogenase: MEVKVPDIGDFDAVPVIEILVAVGDEVEEETPLIVLESDKATMEVPSPAAGKVTSVEVAVGDQVAEGTLILQLEAAEASAPAEAEPEGGNVEEKPEAPASGYGDSTGPAESPASPTTDAPTSQGIPEDADVKVQVAVLGAGPGGYTAAFRAADLGLSVALIDDGDTLGGVCLNVGCIPSKALLHIAKVLTEAEETSEFGVTFGKPSVDLDHVRAWKEDVVGRLVGGLAQLAKQRKVQVVNGLGEFTGPNSIKVGDTVVGFEHCIIAAGSEAASLPFLPEDERIIDSTGALEIQDVPERLLVIGGGIIGLEMATVYDALGSKVTVVELLDQLIPGADKDLVRVLEKRIKGRYEAIHLKTGVESVEATDDGLKVKFGDNVETFDKILVAVGRRPNGKKVGAEAAGVTVDDRGFIASDGQMRTNVPHIFSIGDVRGEPMLAHKATHEGVLASEVIAGHDVTWDVRSIPSVAYTDPEVAWTGLTETQAKADGIEYEVGAFPWVASGRALSIGRADGLTKLIVEPETHRVLGAGIVGVNAGELLAETVLAIEAGLDAEDIGLTIHPHPTLSETVGFSAEMAEGTITDLMPKRKRNP, encoded by the coding sequence ATGGAGGTCAAAGTCCCGGACATCGGCGATTTCGACGCCGTCCCCGTGATCGAGATCCTCGTCGCCGTCGGCGACGAGGTCGAAGAGGAGACGCCGCTGATCGTCCTCGAGTCCGACAAGGCGACGATGGAAGTGCCGTCGCCGGCGGCGGGCAAGGTGACGTCGGTCGAGGTCGCGGTCGGTGACCAGGTCGCCGAAGGCACGCTGATCCTGCAGCTCGAGGCCGCGGAGGCGAGTGCGCCCGCCGAGGCCGAGCCCGAGGGTGGCAACGTCGAGGAGAAGCCCGAGGCGCCGGCTTCCGGATACGGCGACAGCACCGGCCCGGCCGAGTCGCCCGCCTCGCCGACGACCGACGCGCCGACCTCGCAGGGCATCCCGGAGGACGCCGACGTCAAGGTCCAGGTGGCCGTGCTCGGCGCCGGCCCGGGCGGCTACACGGCAGCCTTCCGCGCCGCCGACCTGGGGCTGAGCGTGGCGTTGATCGACGATGGCGACACGCTCGGCGGCGTGTGCCTGAACGTCGGCTGCATCCCGTCCAAGGCCCTGCTGCACATCGCCAAGGTGCTGACCGAGGCGGAGGAGACGTCGGAGTTCGGCGTCACCTTCGGCAAGCCGTCGGTCGACCTCGACCACGTGCGCGCGTGGAAGGAGGACGTCGTCGGGCGTCTCGTGGGCGGCCTGGCGCAGCTCGCCAAGCAGCGCAAGGTCCAGGTCGTCAACGGCCTCGGCGAGTTCACCGGCCCGAACTCGATCAAGGTCGGCGACACCGTCGTCGGCTTCGAGCACTGCATCATCGCGGCGGGCTCGGAAGCGGCGTCGCTGCCGTTCCTGCCCGAGGACGAGCGCATCATCGACTCCACGGGCGCGCTCGAGATCCAGGACGTCCCGGAGCGGCTGCTCGTCATCGGCGGCGGCATCATCGGCCTCGAGATGGCGACCGTCTACGACGCGCTGGGCTCGAAGGTCACGGTCGTCGAGCTGCTCGACCAGCTCATCCCGGGCGCCGACAAGGACCTGGTGCGCGTGCTCGAGAAGCGCATCAAGGGTCGCTACGAGGCGATCCACCTCAAGACCGGCGTCGAGTCGGTCGAGGCGACCGACGACGGCCTGAAGGTCAAGTTCGGCGACAACGTGGAGACCTTCGACAAGATCCTCGTGGCCGTCGGGCGGCGCCCGAACGGCAAGAAGGTCGGCGCCGAGGCCGCCGGCGTCACGGTCGACGACCGCGGCTTCATCGCCTCCGACGGGCAGATGCGCACGAACGTGCCGCACATCTTCTCGATCGGCGACGTGCGCGGCGAGCCGATGCTGGCCCACAAGGCCACGCACGAGGGCGTGCTCGCGTCCGAGGTGATCGCCGGCCACGACGTCACGTGGGACGTCCGCTCGATCCCGTCCGTGGCCTACACGGACCCGGAGGTCGCCTGGACGGGCCTGACCGAGACCCAGGCCAAGGCCGACGGCATCGAGTACGAGGTCGGCGCCTTCCCGTGGGTGGCGTCGGGCCGCGCGCTGTCGATCGGCCGGGCGGACGGCCTGACGAAGCTGATCGTCGAGCCCGAGACGCATCGCGTCCTGGGCGCCGGGATCGTCGGCGTCAACGCGGGCGAGCTGCTCGCCGAGACCGTCCTCGCCATCGAGGCGGGCCTCGACGCCGAGGACATCGGCCTGACGATCCACCCGCACCCGACGCTGTCGGAGACCGTGGGCTTCTCCGCCGAGATGGCGGAGGGCACGATCACGGACCTGATGCCCAAGCGCAAGCGGAATCCCTAG